ATGAGTGTTTTTTGTTTTGCTATACCATGGTTTGTCTATAATGAGATTTGTTTTCATGATTAAAGAGTCAGTCAAGATAAACATGTACAATGTCAGAAATAAGAAAACGGTTGTGTAATGTGTTCTTGACTGTTTTGATGCTCGCGTCATTTTCATTAGTTGAAAATGATTTTTGAGATGGGTTCTTAGTTGTACAGTGAAGCAAAATGATTTTTTATCTTCAATTTTTCTCTATACCATGATCCTTGAATGATTTGTTTTGTCTTCATGTTGTTTGTAAAAGGAGTCACCATGTTTTGCTTGCTGAgtgaatttttcttcttttcagaagaTTTACTATTTAGTCCAaaaaacccgacccgggttactggtagtccagcgccaaaaaatatttactccctagtccaaaaaagttttgaaaagagtaaaattactttactaaccctagtatataacattaagtataatattacatatgttactacatattacatatgtggtatactagttactactagtagtaattagtagtaactagtatgtagtatactaatagtaattagtagtaattagtagtaactagtatgtagtaataacatatgtagtatgtaatatactagtagtaactagtatgtagtatgtagtaataacatatgtagtatataGTATACTAGTAGAAACTAGTAtactaatatactagtagtaatatgttatgtattgatactacatattgatatgtagtatgttatgtattgatactacatattgacatgtagtatgttatatattgatatgtagtatgtttgatatatagtatgttatatattgatactacatattgatatgtagtatgttatatattgatatgtagtatgtttgatatgtagtatgttatatattgatactacatattgatatgtagtatgttatgtattgatactacatatcaaaaaaaaattgtaatgtattgatactacatattttactactagtactagttactactagtttactagtatactagtaaactagtatagtatactagtttagtatactagtaaaaaattgatatgtagtatcaatttttttttgatatgtagtaaactagtatagtatactagtttactagtatactatactatagtagtatactagtatactagtttagtatagtaaagtagttacataatttactagtaacaataagatatttttgttattactagtacagtacatattaatatgtagtatcaccatagtgatactactagtatgtagtaacatattactagtaacatttacatgtgttgatactaattagacctggaagggtgttttaggaatttataaaatacactttatagtctccacgaagtttttggactagagagtaaataatctagtccaaaaacatgtttttggattagagagtaaatcttttccacggatggactagccattaactgggtctgctagaactggactagccagtaattcctacttTCAGAAACTCCTTTGAGTGTTGATACCCGAGAACATAGATAAAATCTAAGTGGGATTTGTGTCCGTGATTGGCTAAGCGCCCAGTACTTAGAaaagaaccattttttagggaccatggttttttgggggaccatggtcttattaggccaacctccctatactcataaggggtgtcctaaagttaggtaagtacacatttaccctttactttaatttaaattaaaactaacctaataattatataaatgtaataatatatatctaatctaaatgaatctattaaccaaaatcaaaatcaaaatcaaaaacaaaaatagggggaattgaaattttttagttttgaaaaaaaaaattatcctcttcttcttctctctttgcttgacgttcctcgttcgattgaaaaatgactattaaccatcaaaatgagttgaaaatggaagttgcagagagaagttcggctaggaattatgtgaaaaactttgtcgaactaaccgaacctaatgaaaatgatgaacatgaagaacagtttggctatttcgcaaaaaaCAAATTCCCAACCGATCCttagttcggttatgtcgcaaaaaacatttcccaaccgaaccctaatagtttggttagtagcaaaaaacatttcccaaccgaaccctaatagttcggttagttgtaaaaacatttcccaaccgaacctttgTTCGGTTActagcaaaaaacatttcccaaccgaaccctaatagttcggttggtttcaaaaaacatttcccaaccgaactttagttcggttgcgtcgcaaaaaatgtttcttaaagttcggtttgatcgtaaaaagttttaaatttttttataaccGAACTATTTAATGGTCACACCAGATATAGAGTTCAGTTTGATCGCaaggaaaaatttcaattttttaacCGAGCTTcttactggtaactaatcattactaatcatactaatcactaatcattaagatcgtttttggtcataaatttgggtaaccgaacttaatcgtaaaaaaatttaaaatttctcgcagagaaaattttcaattttttgtaatagaacttcttaatggtaactaatcatactaatgatactaatcactaatcatactaatcattaactaataactaattaatcattaaactaacacatttaattaaggagggtaaatttggtattaagaaaaacatttagataaggggtgacttaggATTACTTATAATGTCTTGTCTAAAATAGAATCATGGTCCCCACAAAAAAACCATGATTCTTTGAAAATGAATCATGATGGGCTATATATTAGTTATAACAAACCCATAGCTCGGTCTGCATCCACTCAGGCACTCagcatattttcaaaaacaagaaaagaacatGTACTGTGTGTTTTGATTATTTTGATGCTAGCATTTCATTGGTTGAAATCATagtgaaaatgcttgaaatgaatGTTGTGATCACAtgttgttttgtttgtttggatAACATGCTAATTAAATGACAATTAGTGGTGTAGTTGGTTTAAGCTATGTGTTTTACCAATAATTACTTGTCCAAGTTAATTGATAAATTTCGTATTGAAGTACACATTTGGGTGATGATTATGAGCCTAGCGATATTTTCGATCCTAAATTTGTATGTAAatgttatttttattaattagattTTGAGACAGTATTTTGAATGTACACATAATAATAATGTCAATCTTCGTGCAAAATACGTGTAGAAATGACTACTGAGAGTTTGATTGCCGATCTCAACAAGGGTTACAAAGTAGATGGGAAAAACTATGACATGTGGCATAGGAAGATTGAGTACTTTTtcgattccaaagatcaaataGAACTGCTGACAAATGAAATGGTCCGACCTCAAAAACGTAATTCCGCACAAGCCCGTCGTGACCTTGAAGCCTACGAAGCTTGGGTTTAGAAAGATCGTCATGAGCGCTATGCTATGTTGAGTAGTATGCAtgatgatcttattggagaatatGAGAATTTTCCTACATCCAAGCAGATGTGGGATCAACTAAAATTTGACTTTGGTGGTATGTCCACTACTAGACTTCGCAACTTAGTGCGGAAATTTGAGGTTTACCGAAAAGATCCCAAACATTCAATGATTGAACATCTTAGGATGATGTCGTCTATGATTCATGATTTGAAATCTGCTGGGAATGTTCTTACTGATGAACAACAAGTTTTAGTTGTGATAAGGCCGTTGCCTGATTCTTGGGTGCATATGAAACAAATTTTGACTCATAATGAAGGCATCAAGAATTTTTCTGATATCTGTCGACACGTTGAGCTTGAGGCTGAGCGCCAATAGGAGACGCGTGTGGATGCCTTGTATGCTCATGGTGAGCGCAAACCACATGGTAGGCGCAAGAACGATAGCCGAAAAGATGTCAACAAGGAAGAAAAGACAGCTAGGCGCCATCGTGGCAAGCGAGCTGGTAAAAAGGATAACTCCAAGATAAAATGCTACAACTGTTCATAAGGGACATTTTGGCCGTGAGTGCACTGAGCCTAAAAAGGTACCTTTTTCACCCAACTTCGTAAACATATGTGTTTGTACACATGTATTGGTGGCTCACTCTCTCCCTGAATGGATTGTAGATACGGGAGCAACAAGACTTGTAGCTCGAGATCGAGCGGGGTTCGTAAATTATCGACGTCTTTCACGTGGTACACAAAGAGTCTACATGGTCAATGGACCAAGTGAGAAAGCTGTGGGAGTTGGCACTTATCAACTTCATATGCGCTCTGGACGcattttaacacttcacaatgTGCTTTATGTACCTGGAATTCATCATAATTTACTTTCAATTATTGCACTTCTTAGTTTTGGATATTCTTTTAAAATTGAAGACGGTAGGTTGGATATCATTTATGATGGTATTTTGTTTGGACATGGTTATTTAAGTAATAACTTCTTTAAATTagatttgtttaattttttttcttttgatgtttTAGTAACTAATGCTAGTAGTAGTGTTGTTGATGATTGTATGACTTGTCATGCTAGACTAGGACACATTGGGCAGGATAGGATGACAAGGTTAGCTCGAGAAGGCTATCTTGGCTCACTCGCTAAAGTTTCCTTACCCTTTTGTGAACCTTGTCTAGAAGGCAAATCTTGTAGAAAGCCTTTTGGTAAGGCGCGTCCTACTCAACCTCTTGAGTTGGTACATTCAGACATTTGTGGACCTGTGAATGTTAAAGCTAGGCATGGTTATTCCTATTTTCTTacatttattgatgattatacgcGATTTGGTTATGTATATTTGATCGCTCATCGCTACGAAGCCTTGGATTGTTTCAAGCGCTTTGTAGCAGAAGTTGAGAATCAAACTGGGAAGAGTTTGAAGACTCTCCATACTGACCGTGGATGCGAATACTTATCTGACATGTTCAAAGAATTTTGTGAGACAAGGGTATAACTAGGAAGCTTACTATTCCCTatactccgcaacaaaatggtgTCGTAGAGAGAAGGAATAGAACATTATTGGATATGGTTAGATCAATGATGGCGCAATCCAACCTCCCAATATATTTCTGGGGGGATGCTATTATGATTGCGGCCTATATTTTAAACCGTGTCCCGTCACAGTCAGTTCCTACCACACCATATGAACTCTGGAAAGGCGAAAAACCCAATTTAGGGAATTTGCGCCCATGGGGTTCAGCTGGTTATGTTCAAAACACTTCTCACGCGTATAGGAAAATAGTACCTAGAGCAAGAAATCTTGTTTTTATAAGGTATTATGATTGCTCAAAAGTTTATGTGATGTATGGTGAACATCCAAGTGGAGGAATGACTGAAGTAGAGTCCATAGATATTGTTTTAATCGAAGATGATTTTCCTCGCATCAGTGACATTAACAAGGACTTGGAACTCTTTGAAATAGAAGAGAATGTTGACATCTTGCCATCTTCTAGCGAGGGTAGGGAATTAGTTTCTCAACCCACACGCGCTGATGATAGTGAGAGTGATCTTCATCCTAGTGGGAGTATCTCATTATAGCCCCAAGACCTTGAGACACGCAGAAGTAAGCGTCAAAAAGTACCCCGTCGTCGTTTTGAGATTGAAGGGGGAATATTAATGTGTGTTGCGAGTGTTGAGAATGAACCTACTTCTTACGAAGAAGCAGTTTCATCACCTTCTAGCGGTAAATGGATTGTTGGCATGCAGAATGAAGTAATATCaatgaaagacaatgatgtttgggATTATGTTGACCTTCTGCCTGGGCGAAAGACTATTGGAAACAAATGGTTCTTTAAAATTAAACGCAAGGCAGATGGTTCAATTGACAAATACAAGGCTCGCCTAGTAGAAAGGGATATACCCAACAAGAGGGTATTGACTATGAGGAAAAATTTTCCCCCGTGGTGAGGTTTGCCTCAATTTGTCTCATGCTTGCTATAGTCGCACATTTGGATTTAGAATTgtatcaaatggatgttaaaactgtttTTCTCAATGGAGAACTGGACGAAGAGATTTGCATGTCTCAACCCAAGGGTTTTGAGGTCAAGGGACAAGAGCGCAAAGTTTGTCGTCTCAAACGTTCTATTTATGGCCTTAAGCAATCGTCTAGACAATTTTATATGTGTTTCCATCAGTCTATCACCTCTGCTGGTTATGAGATGATTGAGGAAGACCATTGTGTGTACATTAAACGATCCAAGGAAAGTATTCTTATCCTAGCACTGTATGTCGATGATATTCTATTAGTCGGTAATGATCTTGAAGGTATTGTCGCCACTAAGAAGTGGTTTTCCTCTAATTTTGAGATGACGGGCATGGGTGAAGCTAATTATGTATTAGGTGTTAAGATCACACGAGATCGCTCAAGAAAGATTCTGAGTTTGTCACAAGAGACTTACATAAAGAAGATTCTTGAACGTTTTCGAATGCATGATTGCAAAACCGTTGACACTCCTATGGATCAAACTATGGTCCTAAGTAAAGATCAATGcccaaagaatgaagaagaaaaaaattatatgTCCAAAGTACCTTATGCATCTGCAGTTGGTTGTCTAATGTATGTTCTGTTGTGTACTAGACCTGACATAAGTTTCGCAGTGGGTATGGTAAGTCGTTACCAAAGTAACCCTGGACCGGATCACTGGAAATCGGTCAAAAGGATATTCTATTATCTTAAAGGGACTTCTGATCTTCCCCTTTGTTACCATGGTGATGATATTATACTTAAGGGATTTAGCGATGCTGATTGGGGCAACGATAAAGATAAGTACAAGTCTACTTCAGGTTATGTGTTTAAACTAGGAGGTGGTGCAATCACTTGGTGTAGTAATAAACAGAAGTATGTTTCTCTTTCCACTATGGAAGCATAGTATGTTGCACTTTCAACAGTTGTCCAAGAAGTTGTATGGTTAAGGAGATTTCTTAAGAGTCTTGGTGTCTCAGAAAATGCAAAGGATGCGGTGGTGCTTCATAGTGATAGCACATCAGCTCTTGCATATGTAAAGGATCCCAAATACCGTGGAAAAACCAAACATATTGGTAGGCGATTCCATTTCATACGTAATATAGTTGCACAAAGAAAGGTTGTTCTTAGACATATCTCCACGAATAAGATGTTGGCTGACCCATTGACTAAGCCAATGCTGAGAGTTGTTTTCCAATCTCATGTAGAGAACATGGGATTGACTAGGATTTGATATGTAGAACATTTGATTATTGTTTgatgacattattattatttttgagtgACTGAATGAGTATTGATTGTTTTCTTGATTAAACACGTTTTATAGAATTCAAATATACTATTCATGTGTACATATATTTCAAATTATCTAAGGGAAAGAATCGGCCTACTCACACAGGTGATTCGCCTTGGCGCTTAGTATAGCGATCAAgatgagacaagagaaaagacGTTTTTGGGAATTTGTATTTCAAAAACTACTTGTTTTTGTAACAATCTTTTGATTCTTTTCTAAACTGTATAAGTCGCTTAGTATATCTAAGATGATATCTCAAAGAGATTAATCATTAAGCTTGACCACCACTTAATGAAGCCCGTTAAAAAGCCAGGTGTGATTTTCTGAATAGTCTCTATGTGTATGACTGGGTTTAGAAATTCAGGATAGGCGCTGCTTAGCGAAACTAAGATCTGTATGGTGTATAATTTTTAACGTAAGACATGCCTACTTGAGTTGGAGAGTACCATAGCATACACATACAGTATGTGCTAAGTCGATCGAAAGTGGGAGCAATGAATGATTCCCTGCTTCATTGTTGTGTGAGCCACATGATTAATATCCAATTCTTTTACCCCTTTGACTTGGGTTTATGTCATGAATAGGATAGTTAATGATGCTACTTTAGCATGTTTTCTAATACGATGCATATTTCCGTAATATGATACATGTCTAGGAAATCTATTAAGTTGAATTGGATTTATATGAAtttcttggaagaaaatttgatgaTACACCACGAATTGTGATTCATTGTTGGCCAGCGTTTTTCTTCTGTCGAAAATCATGAATACAATTTATATGTGTGGGTACAATACTGCTTCTTCGAGGGATTAAGAGTATTGCATCGGGTGTAGTCAAATTATCTGAGGTGAAAACGAGAAGTTAGTAAGTGATGTACTTTGGTTAGTTTGATGAAAACTCAATCATTGTGATCCTGCCATTTGTGTAATGCCCGTGAGGTCGCACACCCTATATCCAGTATGAAGAGTTTGTTAATGTGACAACGAGAGTACTATATATTATATGCGTGCAAGTGGGATATATTAGTATTTGGTCGGTCAGGTTAGGTGTCTTGACCCATGACCAAATCCACCCATGTACCCGCATATATTGGAACAAAATAGTTGAACGTGATAGAATCAGTTTCTCTCACTAGTTTTGACTGAGAAGTACTCGGAGGACTTCTTCCACTTCCCTGAATGGCATATATAAGAGTATAAGTTATTCATATCTTGGTTAAATGAAACTGCCGCAAGGTTTAAGGTCTACATAGAAAGTATCTTCTCTTCCAGTACTTCTCTAGGAGACTAGGGAGTGAACAAGTAGTATATTCTCTAGTAGATTATATTCAAGGCTTCACTGCAATTGAAGAACGAAGAAGGATTCTCAACAAGAGGCTTGTAACAACGATCATTCGATCATGGGGATTTCGGATCTTCCGCTGGTAAGTTCCTATTCGAATCCATTTACTTTGATTCAAGTTTGTGTAACACAAACCATATCTATCTTTCCAGTATATTTCTAGATGATGTAGTGACAGGAACTATGTTTGCAGAATGAGGCTCTGAACTTCATAAGTTCCTCTGACGTGAAGAGTCGCAGAACGAGTCATAGCCTGTCCCATGATCAATGGCTACACATGAATAGATGGATTGCTTCATGGAGAGTGTTAGATAAGCCATCACTTCCACTTCGGGCTTGGATTGATCTGAATGCTTATTATAATAAGACTAAAGGCTATGGAGGATATGGagttttttttggaaaagataaAATTCATTCAAGAAAGTGCTGAGAAAGCACTTAAAACTTACAACAAAAACATGCCAGAAACTAAAAAGATATGGAGTTAATTTAAGCAATGAGCTCGAAAAGCCAATCGTCGCTTCAGCCAAGTTTTCAAAAATTGGAAATGGATTTTTTTATCAGGTATTTATGGGAATAAAGGCTGGTGTTGTACTTGCAGAGGAACATGGGAGTTCTGATCTCCGTGTCCGATGTAATTATTGGTCTAAACTTTCATATCCCTTTCGCCATATACGCAACTGCTCTAATAGGAGATGCATACCCAAGGATAATCCTGAAAATATCTGCAAGAACTGTAGGAATTTTCTTAATATTCTGGGTTGGGATAGCAGTTTGGTGCTGCCTCTTATCATGGAACTTAGAATAAAAAATCTACAAGTGTCAAATGCATGGGGTGCAGCTGCACATTATCTGGCAAAATGGGAAAAAAAGAATGGGATTCTTAAAgttgagaagaaggaagaaaggaTTGAACCAGATGATTTTCCTAAAGGGCCAAATATGTTCTTTGGAAAGATGCTTTTGTTATGTCAAACTTCAATGAGGTTGGATGGTGGTGATGTAGATGTGAAGAGGAAAAGGAGAGAAATTGCTATGTAGAATATAATTTTATGATTGTTCCAAATCATTATAGGGTCTTCTGTACTACTTTTTAGGAAGTTGCTTCCTCAGTTAGAAATTATTTTTTCAGATCCACCAAATGGCAGGTCAAACGTACAAATTCACGGATCACCTACCAACCCATAATTTAGTTTGGTTCTTCTTTGCTATTCTCCCTCTTTACATAAAAGCTCTTGGAACCTTTCAAGTTATAATGGTTTTCCCGAGAGATCTTGCCATGTTTTGCGTACTTGTTTGCACTCCAAGACCGTTTCAGGGACAAAATTtctatctatttatttatttatttatttttaagtcCAAAGTATGAATCCAAGATCGCAACATATATTAAACTAAAGTGCCCCTACCAGCAGCCATCCCGCGGGGGAATATGGAAAGCTAGGAATGCGATTGTGTTCTTTGGTAAGTCTGTCAAGTTAGACGAGGTCATTAGGGATATAAAAATCGATGCTTTCAACTGGTCGAAGGGGTTGGATTGTTTTAAGGGTATTAATACCTCTAATGTTATGGTTGTGTGGGCGAATTTCTTTCTAAATCCTCACTGATTTGTATGTTTGTTCGGGGTTGTTTTTTGTGTTTGTCTCTTTTGTttttgggttattttgtttttgatacttAGATTTTGTCCAACTTTTAAGTTtaatctaacatttgtccaggttAGTGTTTGGTACCTGGAAAAAAACATTGACTCGAGTTGACTATGTTAAGTATCGACTTTTGTTAAGTAATtacaaaaagaattaaataaaatctaATAACGAAAAAAATTTACTCTTGTACCCTTAGCTTCATTTGCTGAATCGACTGAGTCTACTCGCCCATACATAAATCAGACAGAGTTATATATGAAATCTGATCAATTCCGGCCATAATTCCAAGACATTTGGTTCGAATCCCTTCCTGCACAATCATTCATTCAAAAACAACTCTTATCAATTATCATTCATATACAACTCTTATCATTCATATATTCAGCACTCGCAACACTCCTGcagttcgatcattcagaaatCTGTAACTTCATTTGCTCAACTCATAAACAACATCACCAACTTCATTCCTTCTTCATTGCAGCAACACCAACTATTGTTCTCTGCAACTTCTTTTGCAATTCCAGCTGAAACCATTACACTGCCATCTACTTTATGAGCTCAGATCTGAGCTGTAACCACCAACACCATCTGAATCTTCCATCCACCATCACATCTCTTCAATTTTATGCTTTCTGATTCACCACATTGCGACAAACCTTCATATCTCCGAACAAACCAATTACTAGCAGCAAATCCATTGCAAAAAAACTCTTCTCAAGAACAATATACCTATCTCTCAATATCAAATCACAACATCTCAATTTCTTCCCTGATAtcttcttcagattcttcaaACCCTAACCTTCTCCCAATAGATTTGttgaatcaatttcaccaaatttAGATTCATCTCACCCATCTTCAGGACTGCAACAACATTTCTAATTTCATATTATTTAAACAAAATCGCTAATTGAATCGCTTACTGAAACTCCCATTTGATTGATTCTGTCATGAATCAAAATTGAAACCCGAAGATGGATCGAAGCCGTAATATAACTTCTCATTTAAAACCTCAATTTTTCGaaacatcaaaaccctaactaaATACAAATTGTCTCTGAAAAAAATAATGTAGATTCTGAAGAATCGAGATGGCAGTAGCAGAGGAGAAGAATTCGTGTCTTGTTTGTGGGAGGCCTGGAGGCGGAAGAAGTGAAGTAGAAAATAATTTTGGTAGTTGGGGAGATGTCTTTGGTAATGTAAGAGGCTAAAACGGTAAACTACAATACTAATTAgactttatttaatttttataataattatCAAACGGAAGTCAAACACTACCCTAATCAACGTGGGTCAACAttttttccaagtaccaaacgccaagctggacaaatgttaaaccaaactcaaaagttggacaaaacatgagtaccaaaaacaaaataaccctttgTTTTTTGGGTTTCAGTTTGCTGTTATAGCTTTTTTAGCTAGtgggttttgtattttttttcattctttcaaTATAAGTCCCTTCTTTGCTGAGAAAAAAAAGAATTGGTCCTTCAAATTTGTGTTCACAAGAAGATAATTGCACAACCAACAAATTACGTTGTTGCTTAACAATCAAAGGGAAGAGATCAAGTCTTACAGGATAAACAAATATTACCACTAACAATTAGAACTAAGTCTTACCACGGATAGGAAGACACATTCTCATTACCCGTTAAGAAAAGCACGCTAAAAAAACAAATAGCGCACACCAGAGATTCCCCAAGTCAAATGATCAAGATGGAATTTTTGCAAATAGACTCTTTCAATAATTTCTAatctttttttccatttttttttaacgaCTTGGAGATATTATATGTAACAACATGACAAGATAATAAGCCTATTTAAAGGGATGAAGAAGTGCACCATAGCATCACAACTCAAAAACCCATTAGGAATATTACAGAAGATGGCAACAATAGGAACATCAATggcttcttcaatcatcatctctTTAGTAGTTCTGCTATCTCTTACTTTTCCTTTTCAAGCAATAGCAAGTCGTTATTTGTATGATACACCACCAACCCCATCTTACACACCTCCACCAGTTTACACGACTCCCACCCCGGCTTACACGCCTCCACCAGTTTACACGCCTCCCACCCCAGCTTACACGCCTCCACCAATTTACACGACTCCTCCTACCCCAGCTTACACGCCTCCACCAGTTTACACACCTGCTCCAACCCCATCTTACACGGCTCCACCAGTTTACACGCCTGCTCCAACCCCAGCTTACACTGCTCCCACGCCTGCTCCCACCCCATCTTACACGCCTCCACCAGTTTACACGCCTCCTCCGACACCATCTTACACGCCTCCACCAGTTTACGCGCCTCCTCCTACACCAGTTTACACGCCTCCACCAGTATACTCCCCTCCTCCCACACCAGCTTACACGCCTCCTCCCACACCAGCGTACACGCCTCCTCCTACCCTGGCTTACACGCCTCCACCAGTTTACGTGCCTCCTTCCACCCCGGCTTAGTCGCCACCAGAAGTTTACATGCCTCCTCCCACACCAGCTTACACGCCTCCACCCTCCATCTACTAAGAACAAGTCACCACCACCACTTGCCCACTTCAGTTTGTTTTCAAGTATGAAACACCTCCTCTCACCTCTTACATATAGATCACCTCCTCATTACCCTTGAAAATTATATACTTGAATAAATAATGTTCGATGCATCTCAATATAGATGTTTAGTTTAATAAAGAGTAAATGTGTATGTAAATGTCATGCAAAATCCTGTAACTTCGAGGTTTGAAAATTATgtgatttatatttatattttgttagAATTTGAATTAGATCATATTTGCTATATATTGAATAAGAAAGAGAAATCATCCTGAGTGAATTTTCAGACAGCCATTTGCTCATAAGCATACAAgtattccttttcttttggatAATCTTGATTTACAATAAAACAGATCAGACCCTCTCAATTAGGTTGTAAAAGCGTATGAATATTCTCATGACTAAAACTAACAATTGCCATGCACTGCTTA
This is a stretch of genomic DNA from Papaver somniferum cultivar HN1 chromosome 1, ASM357369v1, whole genome shotgun sequence. It encodes these proteins:
- the LOC113338942 gene encoding extensin-1-like — protein: MATIGTSMASSIIISLVVLLSLTFPFQAIASRYLYDTPPTPSYTPPPVYTTPTPAYTPPPVYTPPTPAYTPPPIYTTPPTPAYTPPPVYTPAPTPSYTAPPVYTPAPTPAYTAPTPAPTPSYTPPPVYTPPPTPSYTPPPVYAPPPTPVYTPPPVYSPPPTPAYTPPPTPAYTPPPTLAYTPPPVYVPPSTPA